The following DNA comes from Rosa rugosa chromosome 5, drRosRugo1.1, whole genome shotgun sequence.
aactgtcatttgGTTGGAACATGGTAAAtaggaataaaaatttgttattggggtaagtgggataagtTTGGCCAATTTTAGTGTTTTGGATCAAAGATCCTTATTTGTTTCGGATATAAagaatatattattatttttttgatcgGAAGAATAATTATTCTCCATAAAGCTGTCcaattatggttttgaaaaaatATCAACCATCCGATCTGGCCACTACAAATATCTGttagagttttaattaaaaaaataataatcaatTAATATTTTCAGCCTCCATGTCATTGTCAGTCTACTTCTCGCATATATGTGCTTAATGACCAATTTTCTGTGTGGCCCACAATCTCAACTTGTCGAAAGCTCTTCTCCTCCTTTTCCACTATCGTTTAGTATTTCGTCGTCGTCGACGTCAGCCGAGTGCTCATGATACAGGATTATTCAGCTCCAGCTCCAGCTAAACTTACAATATAATCTCTCCCGTTCTCTCCTCTTCTTGTTTATCGGATtacctccctctctccctccctgCCTTTGTTTATCTCCCTTAAAGGTTTGTCAATATATGTCTCTTTGCTTATATTTCTacttgttctttttgtttgtaTGATCTTTGCGGCGGACGTCTTCCTTCTGTTACTTCTATTCTGTGTTCTTTGCTCTGTGATTATTTCTTGGGTTGCCCGTGAGGTAGTTCGTTCTTGTATTTGCTTTTCAGTCTTTTGAAGTTTTGTATTATTGCACAAATGGGGTCTTAGTTTCCTATTGTTGCTATTTCTGCAAGTTTTCATTGTTTGATTCTAGTTTCTGGGCATGTTAATTTGTTTCGAATTCGAATCATAGTATTGGCAACCCAATCCTAGTATTGCCCATCTAATAAGAATGATGTTGCTAACATTTCTTGTATGTGCTTTTCTTACTATAACATAAGTCAACTTCATAAGGCATCtgttttattattttgtagAAATTTTAGTAATTTTAGAGTATCATAGCACAAGAATCTGCAATGCCAGTATTGGACTCTGTTTAATTTTATATTTGTATCAAGTATTAGATACATTAGGAGATTGTGTATGGTTATAGGTTTCGTTTCTGAATGATATGGATTGCTGTGCTGAACTCCTATGTCCTCAAACAGTAAACATTCTTTATTATGTTAATAGGAGCATCTGTACTCACTTATACATCTAGGAGTTGTGGACTTAGTTCCATCTATAACAATATTCATCCTGCTGCTTTTTAGCTACTGCGAAGGCTACAACTTTAGGAACTTAGAAATGGAGAGCAAATTATAgaaatcacctttttttttttttttttttttttctgatcgATGGAGACTTTGGCGGCTTGCTTATCTTCTTGCTTCTTATTATATAAGAGTTCTATTTGGATTCAGAGTTTCAAACTAGTATAATCTTTATCTCATCCTTTGATATATGGAGGTTCTTCTCCTCATTTATGGTGTGATCTGTGCTGTTTTAGTCTTTGTCAGGCAAATTGTTAATGGTCAGAATATTTTCATTTGCTTCAAGATATTAATATACCTATAGCTTGGTGAATGCCATTTGTTTAGATGGAAGATCAACGAATGTGGGAAGACTTAAACACGGACTGCTTGGTGAATATTTTTGGAAGAGTTGGAATGGAGTCACTGCTTTTGGATATCCCTTTTGTGTGCAAGTCATGGTACAAAGCAAGCCTCATTCCTTCTTGCTGGCAATGTATCATTTTTCCTGACTTTTCAGCTGATCAAACTTTTGACTTTAGTCGCCAAGGTGTTGAACCTAATACCATTTGTCAAAGATTTCTTTCTGAATTTCGAATTGATAAGAGTCATTTCTCCTCGACTGCTTTTATGAAGTGTGTCATCAATCATAGCCGAGGAAAAGCTACTTCTATCACACTACCTGCATATTGTACTCAAGAGGCAGTTGAGTTTGTTGCCCATGAGTAAGTTTCCACTTTGTAATTCCATGTGTTTAAATGGTAGAGAGGCCTTGTACTCTTTTTACTTATTTACTCTTTTTCCTATGAGCAATACACATTGGAACCACAACATTTCCAAAAATTTCTTCAGATTAAAAGtacttttttatttgttttctaaatgTTCATCGCTCCAGAAACCCTGTCATGAATAGCTATTTTTTCCCCTTTGCAGATGTCCTGACCTTGTGTTTTTGGATATATCTCGATATTTATTGTTTACCCCATCAAGAAAACTAATATCAGATCTGATTTGCAAGTGGGAAAATTTGGTGGAGTTATGGTTAAGTTGGAGCTATAATTTAGAGAAGATCCTGTCGCAGATCAGTGTTCATTGCAAGAGTTTTTGTTCTCTGCGTGTGTCTTATGCTTCCATTCATAAAGATGAAGCGTTGACAATCACTACATTGGTGCCTAATATTAAGTACTTAAACTTGAGGTCTGCAGATTTTGATCGGGACAGCCTTGTCTCAATACTGAGGAGCTGCAAAAGTCTTGTGCTTTTGGATGTCAGAGATTGTGTTGGGTTTAATGAAGCTGATGAGGAAATCTTGAAGCTTTCTTCACATATTAGTAAATTTATATGTGAGGGTTCGAAAGAAGAATTGTTTATTATACCATGATGTTTACAAGGAACGAGGGCTGCCGTTATCaatttgattatgaactttGCTAAGATAATTGCAGGACTGCAATTTGCACTGGACTTGTTTAGTGCTGCTGAACTTGTTTAGTCTTATATGTAAATGTGGTGGTTGGGCACCTCAAGATGATCATTACTGATGCTCTTTATGTAAATTATGAGCTTGTTGTTGGCTCCTTACCTGATTTTCTTACTCCATCTTATTAACAGCATTGCCTTCAAAATTTTGTTGTTTGTATTATGTATATACAGTATGTTTTGTATAGATTCCAGTTGTTCAGCTTAATATATTGTCTTTTATGAACAAAACTGCTTGACCAAAACTAGCTGCCTAGTTCCGATTGACCGCAAGCTTTTCTTCAAGAACAATGATGATTGCCCAGATATGAAGAAGATTCTTGCTATCCAAGTAAAGTGCGCCCTTTGAAGGTAGGTATAGAGTATTGTTGAGAATCTATAAATGCTAAGAGaatataactttataatttcaTGATCCTTAAATGGGGAAGAAGAATTGGGGGTCTTTGAAGTTCAGATTTACTTCTGAGAACTAGAAGTGAATTGGGGTTGTCTCTTAACTaactagaaaagaagaagaaacttaaATTGGGATTGTCTCTTAATTCGACCAGGTTAGTTCTCTGGGCTTGATCGAAGTGAAAGACTTTTCTAACATCTTCACAATCGGAAGGCTCGTTGGGCTTGAAAAGAATGTTTAGATATTTGGATATCTTCGCCGATTGTTCTTTCATGTATCATCATTGGCAAAGATCAAATCACTGGGTAAGTTGAACTGAAACGGAGGAGAAAATGATGGGAATGGGAACATGCTACGACTTTGTTGCACCAGCTGATGTTTTGTGTTAGTACATGTTAGTACAACATGTGTTGTTGGCATTCCATTAACCACAAAAGTATTCATAAGCCATGTGATGatcttaattatatatttcTATGTGCTCTGCTTTGAGATGGTGACTTTTGCTTTTTAGGCATGCACATCGAAGTCTACACATGTTTGCTGTCCATGCAGGTTGTGCGCTGTGATCTTCTGGTGATTTGTTAGTATTAACATATTGGCAAGGAGAGGCAATATCccattgagatggatccgggtgaggaagaaaatcttggagaggtaattaatatccccttgagatggatccgggtgaggaagaaaatcttggagaggtaattaatatccccttgagatggatccgagtgaagaagaaaggtgaAAGCAACCATATCTTTTCCTTGCTGTCCACTTAATTCAATCATGGAGACCTTGCTGTCGTAAATGAAAAGGGAAGGACATGGCAGCTAGGTTCTCCATCTTTCTATCATGGAAATCTTGCTGTTAAAGAAAAGGTTTCGATCTAGCCTTGCTGTTAATCTTAATATCCACTCAGTGCAATCATGAAGACCTTGCTGTCAAAGATAGAAGTAGGGAGCAAGTGCATCTTGACCTCGTGGTCTTACTCCAACCGAGCTGAAGAAACTTGGTTATTgttcctcctatatatataggagttctGTGGTTTTTTGAGGTGGGGTGTCTGAGTTCAAAGTTCAAGAGATTAAGTTAGTCATGAGTATATTTCATTCTTGATATTCTCTTGTATTAAACACCGATGAGTtcagttgagaaaatcaactatgTTTGAGTTTTCAAGACCGATGTTTTCAAGACAAGTGGAGCACATTTAGAAGCTGTAGACAAATTACTGAGAGGTAGTTCAACTGGCTAAAAGAGTTTAGCTAGAGATAACCGAGTCCAGAGTTATCCGAGAGGTTGTAAGTGtaccttgtattttgtttactaTTTTATAGTGTGTGCTTAAGCACTTGGCCCGaggcccgcagttgtttacctcacttttgagggttttactgcgtaaaCATTTTCCTGtgttttttacttttctgtTATTTATTCTTATGCTTGCATATGGTAAATGCTTTATACTGTTGGTTAGGGATAGATAGGTTTTTCCAATCCCTCAACAACGTCCAGGAAAATTGATTGCAAATAATTGTTAAttgcctattcaccccccctctaggccattctagtactttcatttggcatcagagcaggtcACTAGTTCTCCTAGTGAGATCCGTAGGGTGTCTAGAATGGATAGAGATAGAGAACGTTCTGGTTCTATAAACTGTCCACCTTTTTTTGATGGGAATGATTATTCTCAGTGGAAAATTATGATGCAAGCCTTCTTACATTCACAGGATGAACATATCTGGAATATTGTTGAACTTGGGTGGGAGGTTCCCACAAAGGAAACTAAGTCTAAAGAGAGTGAGAGTTCTGCTTCCGTAAAAGAACCTAAGTCTAGGCAAGATTGGTCTATAGCTGAAGTGCGTGACTTTAACAATGATGTTAAAGCACGGCACAGCTTGTATACGGCTCTTtctatgaaagaaaagaagcgtATTGGAACTTGTAAGACTGCCAAGAAggcatgggatcttc
Coding sequences within:
- the LOC133709392 gene encoding F-box/LRR-repeat protein At3g48880-like, giving the protein MEDQRMWEDLNTDCLVNIFGRVGMESLLLDIPFVCKSWYKASLIPSCWQCIIFPDFSADQTFDFSRQGVEPNTICQRFLSEFRIDKSHFSSTAFMKCVINHSRGKATSITLPAYCTQEAVEFVAHECPDLVFLDISRYLLFTPSRKLISDLICKWENLVELWLSWSYNLEKILSQISVHCKSFCSLRVSYASIHKDEALTITTLVPNIKYLNLRSADFDRDSLVSILRSCKSLVLLDVRDCVGFNEADEEILKLSSHISKFICEGSKEELFIIP